One Clostridium novyi NT genomic window carries:
- a CDS encoding ribosomal protein L7/L12: protein MESGIISLVLILCIILNSNINKLQRNQEEIELKLNSIIDYFGIDVPDKYKEKISCELKDELIKLIKADQKVKAIKKLRDVTGMGLKEAKEYVDNLDVN from the coding sequence ATGGAATCTGGAATTATAAGTTTAGTACTCATTTTATGTATTATATTAAATAGCAATATTAATAAGCTCCAACGTAATCAAGAAGAAATAGAATTAAAATTAAATAGTATTATTGATTATTTTGGAATAGATGTACCGGATAAGTATAAAGAAAAAATAAGTTGTGAACTTAAAGATGAGTTAATAAAACTTATTAAAGCAGATCAAAAAGTTAAAGCCATAAAAAAACTAAGAGATGTTACTGGTATGGGTTTAAAGGAAGCAAAAGAGTATGTAGATAATTTAGATGTTAATTAA
- the polA gene encoding DNA polymerase I, with protein MNKERLLILDGHSLMYRAFFALPPLTNKEGIHTNAIYGFIKMLLKMKEEIKPDYIVTTFDKKAPTFRHKEYEEYKAGRAKMPDELNEQFPIVKDILNKLAINIFEIEGFEADDLIGTLSKFAEEKGIEVYIVTGDRDALQLATDNVRVVINKKGMSEKEIYDKNKMIEEYGVTPTEFIDVKGLMGDKSDNIPGVPGIGNKTALKLIKEYGSIENVLENVENISGKKMKQNLIDYREQAILSKKLATICKDVPIEINLDEIKSKEDYDIQGVRLLFQSLGFKSLLDNIGDNEGLDKEDEAEVKESDINIKSTNINTIENFSKFVEGIDDSIYIQADFVDENIYSKIEFNNLYVRHKEEVFVISANEIKDKDGAKYFEILKNLFENEKIKKVCHDSKKVYVVLKKHNIAAKNIAFDTKIAAYLLQPSKSDYMLKDLIEEMLLLSLKDDDNIKINETYYIKDVYEKLEKDIKKSNMEELLYTVELPLIEVLASMECEGFRVDENRLTEIGEKFKKEIETLEKEIHELADEEFNIKSPKQLGKILFEKLDLPVIKKTKTGYSTNAEVLEKLKDSHPIIEKIIEYRQITKLDSTYVEGLKNVIDEDAKIHSSFNQTVTTTGRLSSTEPNLQNIPIKHEMGREIRKVFVPNNDESVIFSADYSQIELRILSHIADDEKLIDAFKHHKDIHTITASEVFKVPIDEVTPLMRSNAKAVNFGIVYGIGAFSLSKDINVSRKEAKEYIDTYFSRYPNVKKYIDEIISKAEVDGFVTTILNRKRYIPEIQSRNKIVRGFGERLAMNTPIQGSAADIIKLAMVEVYNELKNRNLKSTLILQVHDELILNVYKDELEEVKEMVVDKMENVMKLLVPLEADVNVGETWYEAK; from the coding sequence ATGAATAAAGAAAGATTATTAATACTTGATGGACATAGTCTTATGTACAGAGCGTTCTTCGCATTACCACCACTAACTAATAAAGAGGGAATACATACTAATGCTATCTATGGATTTATAAAAATGCTTCTTAAAATGAAAGAAGAAATAAAACCAGATTACATAGTAACTACCTTTGATAAAAAAGCTCCTACTTTTAGACATAAAGAGTATGAAGAGTATAAGGCAGGAAGAGCTAAAATGCCTGATGAACTTAACGAGCAATTCCCAATAGTTAAGGACATATTAAACAAACTTGCTATAAACATATTTGAAATTGAAGGATTTGAAGCAGATGATTTAATAGGCACCTTATCTAAGTTTGCAGAAGAGAAAGGTATTGAAGTTTACATTGTAACTGGAGATCGTGATGCGCTTCAACTTGCAACTGATAATGTCCGTGTTGTTATAAACAAAAAAGGAATGAGCGAAAAAGAAATATACGACAAAAATAAGATGATAGAAGAATATGGAGTTACTCCAACTGAGTTTATAGATGTAAAAGGACTTATGGGAGATAAATCGGATAATATACCGGGAGTTCCGGGAATAGGAAACAAAACTGCATTAAAACTTATAAAAGAATATGGAAGTATAGAAAATGTTCTAGAAAATGTAGAAAACATAAGTGGTAAAAAAATGAAACAAAATCTTATAGACTATAGAGAACAAGCTATTCTTAGTAAAAAACTGGCCACTATATGCAAGGATGTACCTATAGAAATTAATTTAGACGAAATAAAATCAAAAGAAGATTACGATATACAAGGTGTTAGACTGTTATTCCAGAGCTTAGGTTTTAAATCTTTATTAGACAATATAGGTGATAATGAAGGTTTAGATAAAGAAGATGAAGCAGAGGTAAAGGAATCTGATATAAATATAAAATCTACAAATATAAATACAATAGAGAATTTTTCAAAATTTGTAGAGGGTATAGATGATAGTATTTATATTCAAGCTGATTTTGTAGATGAAAATATTTATTCAAAAATAGAATTTAATAATTTATATGTAAGACACAAAGAAGAAGTTTTCGTAATAAGTGCAAATGAAATAAAAGATAAAGATGGAGCAAAATATTTTGAAATTTTAAAAAATCTTTTTGAAAACGAAAAAATAAAAAAAGTATGTCACGATAGTAAGAAAGTTTATGTTGTTCTAAAGAAACACAATATTGCTGCAAAAAATATAGCTTTTGATACTAAAATAGCAGCCTACTTACTTCAACCATCAAAATCAGATTATATGTTAAAGGATTTAATAGAAGAAATGCTTTTATTAAGTTTAAAAGATGATGATAACATAAAGATAAATGAAACTTATTATATAAAAGACGTCTATGAAAAGTTAGAAAAAGACATAAAAAAATCAAATATGGAAGAACTATTATATACAGTAGAGTTACCTTTAATTGAAGTTTTAGCCTCTATGGAATGTGAAGGATTTAGGGTAGATGAAAATAGATTAACTGAAATAGGTGAAAAATTTAAAAAAGAAATAGAAACTTTAGAAAAAGAAATTCATGAACTTGCAGATGAAGAATTTAATATAAAATCACCAAAACAACTAGGAAAAATATTATTTGAAAAGTTAGATCTTCCAGTAATTAAAAAGACAAAGACAGGATACTCAACTAATGCAGAGGTTCTTGAAAAGCTTAAAGATAGTCACCCTATAATTGAAAAAATAATAGAGTACAGACAAATAACAAAGCTTGATTCTACTTATGTTGAAGGACTTAAAAATGTAATTGATGAAGACGCAAAGATACATTCTAGTTTCAATCAAACAGTTACAACTACAGGAAGGCTTTCAAGTACAGAACCTAATCTTCAAAATATACCTATAAAGCATGAAATGGGTAGAGAGATAAGAAAGGTATTTGTACCTAATAATGATGAATCAGTTATATTCTCAGCGGACTATTCTCAAATAGAATTAAGAATTTTATCACATATTGCAGATGATGAGAAATTAATTGATGCTTTTAAACACCACAAAGATATTCACACTATAACAGCGTCAGAAGTGTTTAAAGTTCCAATTGATGAGGTAACACCACTTATGAGAAGCAACGCAAAGGCAGTTAATTTTGGAATAGTTTATGGAATTGGTGCTTTTAGTTTATCAAAGGACATAAACGTATCTAGAAAAGAAGCTAAAGAATATATAGATACTTATTTTAGTAGATATCCTAATGTAAAAAAATATATAGATGAAATTATAAGCAAGGCAGAGGTAGATGGTTTTGTAACAACTATATTAAATAGAAAAAGATACATACCAGAAATACAATCAAGAAATAAAATAGTAAGAGGATTTGGAGAAAGACTTGCTATGAACACTCCAATACAAGGAAGTGCGGCTGACATAATCAAACTTGCTATGGTTGAGGTTTACAATGAATTAAAAAATAGAAATTTAAAAAGTACATTAATATTACAAGTACATGACGAACTTATACTAAATGTTTACAAAGATGAATTAGAAGAAGTTAAAGAAATGGTAGTAGATAAAATGGAAAATGTAATGAAACTTTTAGTTCCTCTTGAAGCAGATGTGAATGTTGGAGAGACATGGTACGAAGCAAAATAA
- the coaE gene encoding dephospho-CoA kinase (Dephospho-CoA kinase (CoaE) performs the final step in coenzyme A biosynthesis.) yields the protein MITVGLTGGIGSGKSTISNMIKSKDIPIIDADLISREVLNIYPEILQEIKETFGEEFVDADGNLKRRELGNHIFGQDDLRKKLENIIIPYIKKEVFNRIEECNKLNEKICVVDAPTLIEHKINEKMDYNILVWVDKNTQIERVKLRDNMDYEEVIKRINSQMSLEEKSKYVDFTIDNSGSLDNTKKELEEVLGKVIRLEEEK from the coding sequence ATGATAACTGTTGGATTAACTGGTGGTATTGGAAGCGGTAAAAGCACCATTTCTAATATGATAAAGTCAAAAGATATACCTATTATAGATGCGGATCTTATTTCTAGAGAAGTTCTAAATATATATCCAGAAATACTTCAGGAGATAAAAGAAACTTTTGGAGAAGAATTTGTAGATGCGGATGGAAATTTAAAGAGAAGAGAACTTGGAAATCATATTTTCGGACAGGATGATCTTAGAAAAAAACTAGAAAATATAATAATACCATATATAAAAAAGGAAGTATTTAATAGAATAGAAGAATGTAATAAATTAAATGAAAAAATTTGTGTTGTAGATGCGCCTACTTTAATTGAGCACAAAATAAATGAAAAAATGGATTATAATATTTTAGTTTGGGTAGACAAGAACACTCAAATAGAAAGAGTAAAACTACGAGATAATATGGATTATGAGGAAGTTATAAAAAGAATAAATTCTCAAATGTCTCTAGAAGAAAAGAGTAAATATGTTGATTTTACTATAGATAATAGTGGAAGTTTAGATAACACAAAAAAAGAATTAGAAGAAGTTTTAGGAAAGGTTATTAGACTTGAGGAGGAAAAATGA
- a CDS encoding lytic transglycosylase domain-containing protein — protein sequence MKKRKLTAVWGILILLILIVISIKPIGRMFYPMDYKEYIVKYSEQYNLDPYLVASVIKTESDFEKNAKSNKGAIGLMQLTPSTAKWAAKQMKVKNFKVDMLYDEEFNIKMGCWYLDNLKQEFNNNMQLVIAAYNGGRGNVKKWLNNEENSKNGVDLHYIPFKETDKYVKKVKVSQNVYEFLYKKDKAYIKGIKEVISSYFS from the coding sequence ATGAAAAAGAGAAAGTTGACTGCAGTTTGGGGAATATTAATCTTACTAATCTTAATTGTTATTAGTATAAAACCAATAGGTAGAATGTTTTATCCTATGGATTATAAAGAATATATAGTAAAATATTCAGAGCAATATAATTTAGATCCGTATTTAGTTGCATCAGTTATAAAGACAGAAAGTGATTTTGAAAAGAATGCTAAGTCAAATAAAGGTGCAATTGGTCTTATGCAACTTACACCATCTACAGCTAAATGGGCTGCAAAACAAATGAAAGTTAAAAACTTTAAAGTGGATATGCTTTATGATGAAGAGTTTAACATAAAAATGGGGTGTTGGTATTTAGACAATTTAAAACAAGAATTTAATAATAATATGCAACTTGTTATAGCAGCTTATAACGGTGGTAGAGGAAATGTTAAAAAGTGGCTTAACAATGAGGAAAATTCAAAGAATGGTGTTGACCTTCACTACATTCCTTTTAAGGAAACAGATAAATATGTGAAAAAGGTTAAAGTAAGCCAAAACGTATATGAATTTTTATATAAAAAAGATAAGGCATATATAAAGGGAATAAAAGAGGTTATTTCAAGTTATTTTTCATAG
- a CDS encoding ACT domain-containing protein translates to MDKYLIINTKILPEVFGKVLQAKELLRTGKAKDITEASKIVGISRSSYYKYKDFVFSVLEGTHVQKATIGFLLSHKAGTLSRILDRIAQINGNILTINQDIPVNNAASVTITFDISNMVVELNEFLREMQEMDNVVKVSLIAME, encoded by the coding sequence ATGGATAAGTACTTAATAATAAATACAAAAATTTTACCAGAAGTCTTTGGAAAAGTGCTACAAGCAAAAGAACTTTTAAGAACTGGTAAAGCTAAAGACATAACTGAAGCATCTAAAATTGTGGGGATTAGTAGAAGTTCTTATTATAAATATAAAGACTTTGTATTTTCCGTTTTAGAAGGAACTCATGTGCAAAAGGCTACAATTGGTTTCTTGTTATCGCATAAAGCTGGAACTCTTTCAAGAATATTAGACAGAATAGCTCAAATTAATGGTAATATATTAACTATAAATCAAGATATACCAGTAAATAATGCAGCTAGTGTTACTATAACTTTTGATATATCAAATATGGTAGTTGAGTTAAATGAGTTTCTTCGAGAGATGCAAGAGATGGACAATGTAGTAAAAGTATCTTTAATTGCTATGGAATAA
- a CDS encoding GNAT family N-acetyltransferase — protein MFDIKLDYNNIKITSVEREDIKDIYNWIRMQNSFYVENKNMDNIDYSEFYDRFLEYYFSECEFFLKVKKDDKLIGVLKGKTEFKNPNEVWIRYLLLDKDMRNNKVGSKILELISKYFFCDCGISNFYTRVQKEDYKYINFFEKNKFYVSKTLKNKNEEVTILKKHMLKT, from the coding sequence ATGTTTGATATTAAACTTGATTATAATAATATAAAAATCACAAGTGTAGAAAGAGAAGATATTAAAGATATATATAATTGGATTAGGATGCAAAATAGTTTTTATGTTGAAAATAAAAATATGGATAATATAGATTATAGTGAATTTTACGATAGGTTTTTAGAATATTATTTCAGCGAGTGTGAATTTTTTTTAAAAGTTAAAAAAGATGATAAATTAATAGGTGTATTAAAAGGAAAAACGGAGTTTAAAAATCCAAATGAAGTTTGGATAAGATATTTATTATTAGATAAGGACATGAGAAATAATAAAGTTGGAAGTAAAATTTTAGAACTAATATCAAAATACTTCTTTTGTGATTGCGGTATATCTAATTTTTATACTAGAGTACAAAAGGAAGACTATAAATACATAAATTTTTTTGAGAAAAATAAATTTTATGTATCAAAAACATTAAAAAATAAAAATGAAGAAGTAACCATATTAAAAAAACATATGCTTAAAACTTAG
- a CDS encoding SPOR domain-containing protein, giving the protein MKYTRYDLKKNNKKNNSIVFVVSICVVLIVAFVSGTMISNVFIKKSKSTATSEQKNSKQTEQNKKKTNKVDKGITEIDNFTIIQCGVFSKVENADVLKDEIKHFGNPFICEEDQKYKVILGVYSKEEVDKVTKSLDKGKIEYTKVNINPDLENKASLQIAQIINAQLQIVHSFSDNKAKFVQTNQIKEWCSKLDKVNEDEKNYKVLNDLRNNVQKLPEKITRDNLEELNKNLYKNIKLLQ; this is encoded by the coding sequence ATGAAGTATACTAGATATGATTTAAAGAAAAATAATAAAAAGAACAATAGTATTGTATTTGTAGTATCAATTTGTGTAGTTCTTATTGTAGCCTTTGTGTCTGGAACTATGATATCTAATGTATTTATAAAAAAATCTAAAAGTACTGCGACTTCTGAACAAAAAAATTCAAAACAAACTGAACAAAATAAAAAGAAAACTAATAAAGTAGATAAAGGTATTACGGAAATTGATAACTTTACAATAATACAATGTGGTGTTTTTTCTAAGGTAGAGAATGCAGATGTATTAAAAGATGAAATAAAGCATTTTGGAAATCCATTTATATGTGAAGAAGATCAAAAGTACAAAGTAATACTTGGAGTTTATTCAAAAGAAGAAGTGGACAAAGTAACAAAGTCTTTAGATAAAGGAAAGATAGAATATACTAAAGTCAATATAAATCCTGATTTAGAAAACAAAGCAAGTTTACAAATTGCTCAAATAATAAATGCACAATTACAAATAGTACATAGCTTTTCTGATAATAAAGCTAAATTTGTACAAACAAATCAAATTAAAGAGTGGTGCAGTAAATTAGATAAGGTAAATGAAGATGAAAAAAATTATAAAGTGTTAAATGATTTAAGGAACAATGTTCAAAAATTACCTGAAAAAATAACTAGAGATAATTTAGAAGAATTAAATAAAAACTTATACAAAAATATAAAATTATTACAATAG
- a CDS encoding DUF4321 domain-containing protein gives MKGSNKSGFFIFIILLGGICGSFIGEILGNSITPLGFLKATYPIGTASPFVLNLKVVELTFGVNFYVNVMAIVGVIIAILLYRKY, from the coding sequence GTGAAAGGCAGTAATAAGAGTGGTTTTTTCATATTTATTATTTTGCTAGGAGGAATATGTGGAAGTTTTATTGGTGAAATTTTAGGAAATAGTATAACCCCCCTAGGCTTTTTGAAAGCTACATATCCTATTGGTACAGCAAGTCCATTTGTACTAAATTTAAAGGTAGTTGAGCTTACATTTGGTGTAAACTTTTATGTTAATGTAATGGCAATTGTGGGTGTTATTATCGCTATACTACTTTATAGAAAATATTAG
- a CDS encoding Maf-like protein, whose protein sequence is MKVILASASERRQELLKRIIDDFEIIVSDFDESTVKFNGDFSVYVQELAKGKAESVAKDIKEDAIVIGCDTIVAFNGKVLGKPKDETHAFNMLKALSGNVHSVYSGIAVLDTKNNNISTESVCTNVKFSTITNEKINKYISTKEPMDKAGAYGIQGLGGVFVEEINGDYYNVVGLPLNRLYKIFGDMGVNL, encoded by the coding sequence ATGAAAGTGATATTGGCATCGGCTTCTGAGAGAAGACAAGAACTTTTAAAAAGAATAATTGATGATTTTGAAATCATAGTAAGTGACTTTGATGAAAGTACCGTTAAGTTTAATGGAGATTTTAGTGTGTATGTGCAAGAACTTGCAAAGGGAAAAGCTGAATCAGTAGCAAAGGATATAAAAGAAGATGCTATAGTAATAGGATGTGATACAATAGTAGCTTTTAATGGAAAAGTGCTAGGCAAACCTAAGGATGAAACTCATGCTTTTAATATGTTAAAAGCTTTAAGCGGAAATGTACACAGTGTATATTCAGGTATTGCTGTACTAGATACTAAAAATAACAATATTAGTACGGAGAGTGTATGTACTAATGTTAAATTTTCAACAATAACTAACGAGAAGATAAATAAGTATATATCTACAAAGGAACCTATGGACAAAGCTGGAGCCTATGGCATTCAAGGTTTGGGGGGAGTCTTTGTAGAAGAAATAAATGGGGATTACTACAATGTTGTAGGACTTCCTCTAAATAGATTATATAAGATATTTGGGGATATGGGGGTAAATCTATAA
- the radC gene encoding RadC family protein, producing MFNTLKILDLPENERPRERLIKYGSQALSNSELIAIILGTGGRNENVLSLSSRILKQCEGLNGLLTLTPEEIMTLKGIGSAKAAKIIAVGELAKRFKAYKSGDVYIIKSPGDVAGLVMEEMKYFKEEHLRVIMLNTKNIVISCKDVSIGSLNSAIVHPREVFCEALKKNSASIVICHNHPSGDPTPSSEDINVTKRLKQCGIILGINLLDHLIIGHSNYISLKEKNIL from the coding sequence ATGTTTAATACTTTGAAGATTTTAGATTTACCTGAAAATGAGAGACCTAGAGAAAGACTTATAAAATATGGATCACAGGCGTTATCAAATAGTGAACTTATTGCAATAATACTTGGAACTGGTGGACGTAATGAAAATGTGTTAAGTCTTAGCAGTAGAATATTAAAGCAATGTGAAGGATTAAATGGTCTTTTGACATTAACACCAGAGGAAATTATGACTTTAAAGGGAATTGGAAGTGCAAAAGCTGCAAAAATTATAGCAGTGGGAGAACTTGCAAAAAGATTTAAGGCTTATAAATCTGGTGATGTATACATAATAAAGAGTCCTGGTGATGTAGCTGGATTAGTTATGGAAGAAATGAAATATTTTAAAGAAGAACATTTACGAGTTATAATGTTGAATACAAAAAATATAGTGATTTCATGTAAGGATGTATCAATAGGAAGCTTGAATTCTGCAATTGTTCATCCAAGAGAAGTTTTTTGTGAAGCTCTTAAAAAAAATAGTGCGTCTATTGTAATATGTCACAATCATCCCTCAGGTGATCCAACACCTAGTTCGGAAGATATAAATGTTACAAAGCGATTAAAACAATGTGGTATTATATTAGGTATTAATTTATTAGACCATTTAATAATTGGCCATAGTAATTATATTAGTTTAAAAGAAAAGAATATTTTGTAG
- a CDS encoding rod shape-determining protein, giving the protein MGFFGMTKDMGIDLGTANTLVYSKGKGIVLREPSVVAINKVTNKVLAVGDEAKQMIGRTPGNIVAIRPLKDGVIADFDVTEEMLKSFITKICSKSAFTSPRVVVCFPTGITAVERRAIEEASKRAGARDVYLMEEPMAAAIGAGLPVQEPTGSMVVDIGGGTTEVAVISLGGIVTSKSLRIAGDELDQAIIAYIKKEYSLMIGERTAENIKMEIGSAYPTNEEEVEKEEVLEDSKEEIAVEEDKKDDKEEKRKSKVSVVNGEKIMEIRGRDLISGLPKVIEISEVEVRGALKEPVAAIVESIKTNLEKTPPELAADIMDKGIMLTGGGALLKGLDKLIHKETHMPVHIAESPLDCVAVGAGKALENIDKMSRK; this is encoded by the coding sequence GTGGGATTTTTTGGTATGACTAAGGACATGGGAATAGATTTAGGAACAGCAAACACTCTAGTTTATTCTAAAGGAAAAGGAATAGTTTTAAGGGAACCTTCAGTTGTTGCAATTAACAAGGTAACAAATAAGGTTTTAGCTGTAGGTGACGAAGCTAAGCAAATGATAGGAAGAACTCCTGGAAATATAGTTGCTATAAGACCTCTAAAAGATGGAGTTATTGCAGATTTTGATGTTACAGAAGAAATGCTTAAGAGTTTTATAACAAAAATATGTTCAAAATCAGCTTTTACAAGTCCAAGAGTAGTTGTATGTTTTCCAACAGGAATAACTGCTGTAGAAAGAAGAGCAATTGAAGAAGCGAGTAAAAGAGCAGGAGCTCGTGATGTATATTTAATGGAAGAACCTATGGCTGCTGCAATTGGAGCAGGACTTCCAGTACAAGAACCAACAGGAAGCATGGTTGTTGATATCGGTGGCGGTACAACGGAAGTAGCTGTAATATCACTTGGAGGAATAGTTACAAGTAAGTCACTAAGAATTGCTGGAGATGAACTAGACCAAGCAATAATAGCTTATATTAAAAAAGAATATAGTCTTATGATTGGTGAAAGAACTGCTGAAAATATTAAAATGGAAATCGGTTCTGCTTATCCAACAAATGAAGAAGAAGTAGAAAAAGAAGAAGTTTTAGAAGATAGCAAAGAAGAAATAGCTGTAGAAGAAGATAAAAAGGATGATAAGGAAGAAAAGAGAAAATCTAAAGTATCTGTTGTTAACGGAGAAAAGATTATGGAAATAAGAGGACGTGATCTTATTTCAGGTCTTCCAAAAGTTATTGAAATAAGTGAAGTAGAAGTTAGAGGAGCATTAAAAGAACCTGTAGCTGCTATTGTAGAATCAATAAAAACAAACCTTGAAAAAACTCCACCAGAACTTGCAGCGGATATCATGGACAAAGGAATAATGCTAACTGGAGGAGGCGCTTTACTAAAGGGGCTTGACAAGCTTATTCATAAGGAAACACATATGCCTGTACATATAGCAGAATCACCTTTAGACTGCGTTGCAGTAGGCGCAGGAAAAGCATTAGAAAACATAGACAAAATGTCTAGAAAATAA
- the mreC gene encoding rod shape-determining protein MreC → MGIFKNKLTVTVIVLSVSFLILIGYTVGKEKMSTAGNGMGMVLNSVQGVVYKFNNKVKSNVNFVFHFKDVKEENKRLREENTKLKDKALQYDTLAKENERFKKMVDFKEQKSEYNYIGCDIIGKSGENWLDGFVINRGASDGIKKKMVVVTGDGLVGQVTSVGSNWSIVQSIINENIQVAGMVNSTRENDGVVKGFRDYSNKLLAKLYFLPLDSKVKKGDVILTSGLGPFYPKDIKIGTVIDVEEDKGKLIKNAVIEPSVDFNKLEELFVVVPKDGEATYSGDEK, encoded by the coding sequence ATGGGAATATTCAAAAATAAACTGACAGTTACTGTTATTGTGCTGTCAGTTAGCTTTTTAATATTAATTGGTTATACTGTAGGAAAAGAAAAAATGTCTACTGCGGGCAATGGTATGGGTATGGTTTTAAATTCAGTACAGGGTGTTGTTTATAAATTTAATAATAAAGTAAAAAGTAATGTTAATTTTGTATTTCATTTTAAAGATGTAAAAGAAGAAAATAAAAGATTAAGAGAAGAAAATACTAAATTAAAAGATAAAGCTTTACAATACGATACTTTAGCTAAAGAAAATGAAAGATTTAAAAAGATGGTAGATTTTAAAGAACAAAAATCTGAATATAACTATATAGGTTGCGATATAATAGGAAAAAGCGGCGAAAATTGGTTAGATGGATTTGTTATAAATAGAGGTGCCAGCGACGGAATAAAAAAGAAAATGGTTGTAGTAACTGGCGATGGCTTAGTTGGACAGGTTACTTCTGTAGGTAGCAACTGGTCTATAGTACAGTCAATAATTAATGAAAATATACAAGTAGCTGGAATGGTAAATAGTACAAGAGAAAATGATGGTGTTGTAAAAGGATTTAGAGATTATAGTAATAAATTACTTGCAAAACTTTATTTCCTACCATTAGATTCTAAAGTTAAAAAAGGTGATGTTATATTAACATCTGGATTAGGACCTTTTTATCCTAAAGATATAAAAATAGGTACTGTTATTGATGTAGAAGAAGACAAGGGTAAATTAATAAAAAATGCAGTAATTGAACCAAGTGTTGATTTTAACAAACTTGAGGAATTATTTGTTGTAGTTCCTAAAGATGGTGAAGCTACATATTCAGGGGATGAAAAATGA
- the mreD gene encoding rod shape-determining protein MreD, giving the protein MKRVVTVALILILLTILDNSLMPFLSIKHIYPSLVFIFVVFYSIINGNVSAVYVGVFSGLLQDVYIMNGIGINMFINMVICLIAAEIGKNIFKDKSVIPIITCFGLSILKGILMFIILYLVGQRFYVNTILYVSLYNMIISILIYKKVYRLCQKDFMIKKWRF; this is encoded by the coding sequence ATGAAAAGAGTAGTTACTGTTGCATTAATATTAATATTACTCACAATATTAGATAATTCATTAATGCCTTTTTTATCAATAAAGCATATTTACCCTAGTCTAGTATTTATATTTGTAGTTTTTTATTCAATAATAAATGGCAATGTAAGTGCTGTTTATGTAGGAGTATTTTCTGGTTTGTTACAAGATGTATATATTATGAATGGTATTGGTATCAATATGTTTATAAATATGGTTATTTGTTTAATTGCAGCTGAAATCGGAAAAAATATATTTAAAGATAAATCAGTTATACCTATAATAACTTGTTTTGGACTTAGTATATTAAAGGGTATTTTGATGTTTATAATATTATATTTAGTTGGACAACGTTTTTATGTTAATACTATTCTATATGTAAGCTTATACAATATGATAATTTCTATTTTAATATATAAAAAGGTTTATAGACTATGTCAAAAAGATTTTATGATTAAAAAATGGAGATTTTAG